Proteins from one Pseudoalteromonas rubra genomic window:
- a CDS encoding aminoacyl-histidine dipeptidase: MFKPHSDIANLAPQIVWQFFDQICSIPHPSKHEEALATFIVDWAESQDLAVRRDETGNVFIKKPATPGMENRKPVVLQAHIDMVPQKNDDTAHDFTKDPIRPYIDGEWVTAQGTTLGADNGMGMASCLAVLASSDIPHGPLEVLLTVDEEAGMSGAFGLQAGWLEGDILLNTDSEQEGEIYMGCAGGVDASMTVSIERQAVAAGSQLVEISLKGLKGGHSGVDIHTGRGNANKLLARALKHHLSGVDFSLVAFKGGSLRNAIPREAYATIAISPAQRSVLEQRLSEFEAVLSNELGAIETSLSFSVNDTDNTLDAMSEHSKDSLLALLNACPNGVVRMSDDIQGVVETSLNLGVITTQADKVEVLCLIRSLIDSGRTDVEGTLSSLASLAGAEIEFSGAYPGWKPDPDSDLVHIFRDMYEGIYGNKPDIMVIHAGLECGLFKEPYPDMDMISFGPTIKFPHSPDEKVHIASVGLYWQQMQALLQNIPERD, from the coding sequence GTGTTTAAACCTCATTCCGACATCGCCAATTTGGCGCCTCAGATCGTATGGCAATTCTTTGATCAGATCTGCTCAATCCCACACCCATCAAAACACGAAGAAGCATTAGCGACCTTTATTGTTGACTGGGCAGAGTCACAAGACCTGGCCGTTCGTCGCGATGAAACGGGCAACGTGTTTATCAAAAAACCTGCCACGCCCGGTATGGAAAATCGTAAACCTGTCGTACTTCAGGCACATATAGACATGGTGCCGCAAAAAAATGACGATACAGCTCATGACTTTACCAAAGACCCAATTCGTCCTTACATAGATGGTGAGTGGGTTACAGCCCAAGGTACCACCCTGGGTGCTGACAACGGCATGGGTATGGCGTCTTGCCTTGCCGTATTGGCATCTTCTGACATCCCGCATGGTCCACTGGAAGTGTTACTGACGGTAGATGAAGAAGCCGGAATGTCTGGTGCATTTGGTCTGCAAGCCGGTTGGCTGGAAGGCGACATTCTGCTCAATACCGATTCTGAGCAGGAAGGTGAGATTTACATGGGTTGTGCTGGTGGCGTAGATGCCAGCATGACTGTAAGTATTGAGCGTCAAGCTGTAGCGGCAGGCAGTCAACTTGTAGAGATCAGTTTAAAAGGCCTGAAAGGCGGCCACTCTGGCGTTGATATTCATACCGGACGCGGTAACGCAAATAAGCTTCTGGCGCGTGCATTAAAGCATCACCTGAGTGGGGTAGACTTTAGCCTGGTGGCCTTTAAAGGTGGTTCACTGCGTAATGCTATTCCGCGAGAAGCGTATGCAACTATCGCCATCTCACCTGCGCAACGCAGTGTGCTGGAACAGCGTCTGAGTGAGTTCGAAGCGGTACTGAGCAATGAGCTGGGTGCCATTGAAACCAGCCTGAGCTTTTCAGTCAACGATACGGACAATACGCTTGATGCAATGTCTGAACACTCTAAAGACAGCCTGCTTGCGCTACTCAATGCCTGCCCGAATGGCGTTGTACGCATGAGTGATGATATTCAGGGCGTGGTTGAAACGTCTCTGAACCTGGGTGTGATCACCACTCAGGCCGACAAAGTAGAAGTGCTTTGCCTGATCCGCTCTTTGATTGATTCAGGTCGCACAGATGTCGAAGGCACGCTAAGCTCACTGGCAAGCCTGGCAGGTGCAGAGATTGAGTTTTCAGGCGCATATCCTGGCTGGAAACCCGACCCGGACTCAGATTTGGTGCACATTTTCCGTGATATGTACGAAGGGATTTATGGTAACAAACCAGATATCATGGTGATCCACGCAGGACTGGAATGTGGCTTGTTCAAAGAACCCTACCCTGACATGGATATGATTTCATTTGGTCCAACCATCAAGTTCCCGCACTCGCCTGACGAAAAAGTGCATATTGCATCGGTTGGCTTGTACTGGCAACAGATGCAGGCATTACTGCAGAATATTCCAGAGCGCGACTAA
- a CDS encoding response regulator transcription factor has protein sequence MKLLIIEDDVPFATTLSRRMTKLNFVCQCVHDELDIAAQCQTFLPQYVLLDMKLTASSGLQHIALIRGIVPDAKIVLLTGFASIATAVEAIKLGADEYLTKPADTQLIAKTLLGTQAVVTETAETTMSPERLEWEHIQQTLKSNDGNISETARQLNMHRRTLQRKLQKRPVLK, from the coding sequence ATGAAGTTATTGATTATTGAGGATGATGTACCATTTGCCACAACGCTGTCGCGCAGAATGACGAAACTGAACTTTGTATGTCAGTGTGTGCATGATGAACTGGATATTGCGGCGCAGTGTCAGACATTTTTGCCGCAATATGTGTTGTTGGATATGAAATTGACAGCAAGCTCTGGTTTGCAGCACATCGCATTGATCCGGGGCATCGTCCCGGACGCAAAAATTGTACTCCTGACCGGGTTTGCCAGCATCGCGACAGCCGTTGAGGCAATTAAGCTGGGAGCCGATGAATACCTGACCAAGCCTGCGGACACTCAGTTGATAGCCAAAACGCTGTTAGGCACACAGGCTGTAGTGACTGAAACTGCAGAGACGACCATGTCACCAGAACGGCTTGAATGGGAACACATACAGCAAACCCTGAAATCTAATGATGGCAATATTTCTGAAACTGCCAGACAGCTAAATATGCACCGACGAACATTGCAAAGAAAACTTCAGAAACGCCCGGTACTTAAATAA
- a CDS encoding DUF1761 domain-containing protein — MTVFDVDVVAVVIAAISSFALGGIWYSPLLFHKPWLEEAGLTELDIQNADHKLVFSGAMFLSILAALLMAALLGKSPAIVDGVLLGLAVGVCFVASTLGTSYLFEQRPLKLFLINAGYHTAQFCLIGFMLAILS, encoded by the coding sequence GTGACTGTGTTTGATGTAGATGTGGTTGCCGTTGTGATTGCGGCAATCTCCTCCTTTGCTTTAGGGGGAATATGGTACTCACCGTTACTATTTCATAAACCTTGGTTGGAAGAAGCGGGTCTTACTGAGTTGGATATCCAAAATGCCGACCATAAATTGGTCTTTAGCGGCGCGATGTTTTTGTCCATACTGGCGGCATTGTTAATGGCTGCGCTGTTGGGGAAAAGCCCCGCAATTGTAGATGGAGTGTTGTTGGGCTTAGCCGTTGGGGTGTGCTTTGTTGCTAGTACTCTGGGCACCAGCTATTTGTTTGAACAACGCCCTCTGAAGCTATTTCTTATCAATGCGGGTTATCATACCGCTCAATTTTGTTTGATAGGGTTTATGCTTGCCATACTGAGCTAG
- a CDS encoding CBU_0592 family membrane protein, producing MIDILFDIIGMTGTFLVVGAFFLLQLDKVSPDGIKYNMMNLSGAILLLISLCYNFNLASFVIELFWIVASLIGLYKYFKKRRLATA from the coding sequence ATGATAGACATATTGTTTGACATCATTGGTATGACGGGTACTTTCCTGGTGGTTGGTGCGTTTTTTTTACTCCAGTTGGACAAAGTAAGCCCTGACGGTATTAAGTACAATATGATGAACCTCAGTGGTGCCATTTTGCTGCTTATCAGTCTTTGCTATAACTTTAATCTGGCGAGTTTTGTCATCGAGTTATTCTGGATAGTGGCTTCATTGATTGGCCTGTACAAGTACTTCAAAAAACGCAGACTTGCGACAGCCTAA
- a CDS encoding nuclear transport factor 2 family protein, which produces MQKLKFETLDMLINLERELLDPAVRENPQRLAQLLDEDFYEISANGLMFNKSHVLARLPREKVPQFYNQDFQGQMLADNLAQITYHAAYRRNAYSNLNYSVRMSIWRNKGASWQLMFHQGTPCPEFKLKFE; this is translated from the coding sequence ATGCAAAAACTTAAATTTGAAACGCTGGATATGCTCATAAACCTGGAGCGTGAGCTACTGGACCCGGCCGTGCGAGAAAATCCGCAGAGACTGGCCCAGTTGTTAGATGAGGATTTCTATGAAATTTCAGCTAACGGACTGATGTTTAATAAATCTCACGTATTGGCCAGGTTGCCCAGGGAGAAAGTGCCACAGTTTTATAACCAGGACTTTCAGGGCCAGATGCTCGCCGACAACTTGGCTCAGATCACCTATCATGCTGCTTATCGTCGAAATGCCTATTCTAATTTAAATTATTCCGTCAGAATGTCGATCTGGCGCAATAAGGGAGCGAGTTGGCAATTAATGTTCCACCAGGGAACGCCTTGCCCGGAATTTAAGCTCAAATTTGAATAA
- a CDS encoding ketoacyl-ACP synthase III has protein sequence MKYAKITGWGKAIPPASISNDELSNIVDTNDEWISTRTGIKSRRVSHVSTAELATFASKQALACAGLKGEDIDLVLLATCTPSTMVANTASLVQKNIGAVGAAACDTNAACSGFLYALQNATAQIQAGMIKRAVVVAAERMTWYVNWAKRDSAVLFGDGAGAVILEACDEPCGLLGTKTGCDSEDRGILHIPNYGTDLSRYEPAGPSDLAFEGREIFKRAVTGMSVACDDVLAQASLSLSDIDVLVPHQANLRIIQAIQKKLDIADDKVMVNINKYGNTSAATIAIALCEAVEQGLIKPHANIMSAAFGAGLTWAASYIKWGERVTPLAHCEETLPACEKSGVELITDAVKACQQ, from the coding sequence ATGAAGTACGCAAAAATAACAGGATGGGGAAAAGCAATCCCCCCCGCCTCTATCAGTAATGACGAACTAAGCAACATTGTTGACACCAATGACGAATGGATCAGCACCCGAACGGGCATTAAATCTCGCCGTGTCAGCCATGTGAGTACTGCAGAGTTAGCCACCTTTGCCAGTAAACAGGCGCTAGCCTGCGCCGGCCTCAAAGGTGAGGACATTGATCTCGTTCTGCTGGCAACCTGTACCCCCTCCACTATGGTGGCCAATACCGCATCCCTGGTGCAAAAAAACATCGGTGCTGTTGGTGCAGCTGCCTGCGATACCAACGCGGCCTGCTCAGGCTTCCTGTACGCATTGCAAAATGCTACGGCTCAGATCCAGGCGGGTATGATCAAGCGTGCAGTGGTTGTGGCAGCTGAGCGTATGACCTGGTACGTCAACTGGGCAAAACGCGACAGTGCTGTGCTATTTGGTGACGGCGCCGGCGCGGTTATTCTGGAAGCCTGCGATGAACCCTGTGGACTGCTGGGCACGAAAACCGGATGTGACAGTGAAGATCGCGGCATTTTGCATATTCCGAATTACGGCACAGATCTGAGCCGCTATGAACCTGCAGGCCCTTCAGACTTAGCTTTTGAAGGGCGAGAGATTTTTAAACGAGCGGTCACCGGTATGAGCGTTGCGTGCGATGATGTCCTGGCTCAAGCAAGTTTGTCTCTGTCTGATATAGATGTGCTGGTTCCACACCAGGCAAACCTGCGGATCATTCAGGCAATCCAGAAAAAACTCGACATTGCTGACGATAAAGTAATGGTCAATATCAACAAATACGGTAATACCTCCGCAGCGACCATTGCCATTGCCTTGTGTGAAGCAGTTGAACAAGGGTTAATTAAACCGCACGCAAATATCATGTCAGCCGCCTTCGGGGCGGGCCTGACCTGGGCTGCCAGCTACATAAAATGGGGTGAGCGTGTCACGCCTCTGGCACACTGCGAAGAGACACTGCCAGCCTGTGAAAAATCAGGTGTGGAATTAATAACGGATGCCGTCAAGGCATGCCAACAGTAA
- a CDS encoding M4 family metallopeptidase has translation MKLSKIALATAAGLVLVSGAANAAQKRFLNTHNTISAMLESAAPAVLSAQPEQLIGLDTGSTLVELKSYPHANGAVTTRYQQMYKGLPVIGDTVSLTYNNAGALKRAHGAAVYEIAADLNTVTPKLSMQAMQSQLEAQFSAQQNGEEIALAKHNESSRLGIWLDDQSQARLVYEVTYVTYGKLPSRPYKIIDANSGELLMEFDNIQHANATGPGGNQKTGRYQYGTDYGHLDVSQSGNTCTMNNANVKTINLNHGSSGSTAHSFTCPENTVKEINGAYSPLNDAHYFGNVVFNMYNDWLGTAPLTFQLKMRVHYGNNYENAFWDGSAMTFGDGQNRFYPLVSLDVSAHEVSHGFTEQNSGLVYRYKSGGLNEAFSDMAGEAAEFYMKGSNDWMVGEEIFKSTGALRYMDDPTKDGNSIGHQSDYTSSMDVHHSSGVFNKAFYTLANKTGWDTKKAFIIMAKANQLYWTASTDWDTAGNGVMDAACDLGYNHEDVKDALAVVGVTSQLSPGSSCGTTEPPQDELLTNGVARTGISGASKAQSFFRLEVPADATNLSFVTSGGTGDADLYVKFGSRPSLQTYDCNSTTSSSNETCNISNVQAGTYYVMVEAWNAISGVSLTGSYTSGGTGTPPIDRTESNVSVGSGQWQRFTQDLSAGYSNLTVTISGGTGDADLYVNFGSQSTTSTYQCRPYRNGNSETCTFTNPQEGTWHIDLRGYSAASGVTVNIQAN, from the coding sequence GTGAAACTATCAAAAATAGCTTTGGCAACAGCGGCCGGTTTGGTACTGGTGTCAGGCGCTGCGAATGCAGCTCAAAAGCGCTTCCTCAACACACATAATACCATTTCCGCGATGCTGGAATCTGCGGCTCCGGCTGTTTTGTCGGCACAACCAGAGCAGCTTATCGGGCTCGATACAGGTAGCACATTGGTTGAGCTAAAGTCATACCCTCACGCGAATGGTGCGGTTACGACACGCTATCAACAAATGTACAAAGGCTTGCCAGTCATCGGCGACACAGTCAGCCTGACTTATAACAATGCTGGTGCACTAAAGCGGGCTCATGGTGCTGCTGTCTATGAGATTGCGGCAGATCTGAATACAGTTACGCCGAAATTGTCTATGCAGGCTATGCAAAGCCAACTAGAGGCTCAATTTTCTGCACAACAAAATGGCGAAGAAATCGCGTTGGCTAAGCATAATGAAAGTAGTCGACTAGGTATCTGGCTTGATGACCAGTCTCAGGCCAGACTGGTTTACGAGGTGACGTATGTTACCTACGGTAAGTTGCCTTCACGCCCTTACAAAATTATTGATGCCAACAGCGGTGAGTTGTTGATGGAGTTTGACAACATCCAGCATGCTAACGCAACGGGACCGGGTGGCAACCAAAAAACAGGTCGTTACCAGTATGGCACTGACTATGGACATTTGGATGTGTCTCAGTCGGGCAACACCTGTACGATGAATAATGCTAACGTCAAGACTATTAACCTCAATCATGGCAGCAGCGGGTCTACGGCACACAGTTTTACCTGTCCGGAGAACACGGTTAAGGAAATTAATGGAGCCTATTCCCCGTTAAATGATGCACACTATTTTGGCAATGTCGTTTTCAATATGTACAACGACTGGTTGGGTACAGCGCCGTTAACTTTCCAGCTTAAAATGCGTGTTCATTATGGCAATAACTATGAAAATGCGTTTTGGGATGGCAGTGCGATGACATTTGGTGATGGCCAGAATCGTTTCTATCCTTTGGTTAGCCTGGACGTGTCGGCACACGAGGTCAGTCACGGTTTTACCGAGCAAAACTCCGGTCTGGTTTATCGTTATAAATCAGGTGGCCTGAATGAAGCTTTTTCTGACATGGCAGGTGAGGCCGCTGAGTTTTACATGAAAGGCAGCAATGACTGGATGGTCGGTGAAGAGATCTTTAAATCCACCGGTGCACTGCGCTATATGGATGACCCGACTAAAGATGGAAACTCTATTGGCCACCAGTCAGATTATACCTCCAGCATGGATGTGCACCACAGCTCTGGTGTGTTCAACAAAGCATTCTACACTCTGGCGAATAAAACAGGCTGGGATACTAAGAAAGCTTTCATCATTATGGCGAAAGCAAACCAATTATACTGGACGGCCAGCACTGACTGGGATACGGCGGGTAACGGTGTTATGGACGCAGCTTGTGACCTGGGGTACAACCATGAAGACGTTAAAGATGCGCTGGCAGTTGTGGGTGTTACTTCTCAGCTAAGTCCGGGTAGTTCATGTGGCACTACTGAGCCCCCACAGGATGAACTGTTGACCAATGGTGTCGCCCGCACAGGGATCAGCGGTGCGTCTAAAGCACAAAGCTTCTTCCGCTTGGAAGTTCCGGCTGATGCGACTAATCTGTCATTTGTGACTTCAGGCGGTACTGGTGACGCAGATCTTTATGTTAAGTTTGGCAGTCGTCCTTCCTTGCAAACTTATGACTGCAATAGTACGACCTCCAGTAGTAACGAAACGTGTAACATCAGCAATGTTCAGGCTGGCACCTATTATGTGATGGTCGAGGCGTGGAATGCCATTTCTGGCGTGTCGCTAACTGGCTCATATACCTCGGGTGGCACAGGTACGCCCCCAATTGACCGAACTGAAAGCAATGTCAGTGTAGGATCAGGTCAATGGCAACGCTTTACGCAAGACTTGAGTGCAGGTTATTCTAATCTAACAGTAACTATCTCCGGTGGCACAGGCGACGCTGATCTCTATGTCAACTTTGGTAGCCAATCAACCACATCCACTTATCAATGCCGTCCTTACCGCAACGGCAATAGTGAGACTTGTACCTTTACCAACCCTCAAGAGGGTACGTGGCACATCGACTTACGTGGCTACTCAGCTGCCAGCGGTGTCACAGTAAATATTCAGGCTAATTAA
- a CDS encoding mechanosensitive ion channel family protein → MNYLDKLSEWLNFSLFTYAEHSFTVGKLLLVPLLLILGVWLTRSLVGKLTNSLRANNTDPNMVHLVQRVCYVLAIAITVITILDVINVPITAFAFLSGAIAIGFGFGAQNIINNFISGWILMWEKPIRIGDFLEVEGTKGIVEKINTRSTRLRRVDGVHMLIPNSKLLENTVINWTLVDKLMRTSVRVGVAYGSPAKQVAALIQQATEEQPEVLNDPKPQVTFEDFGDNALIFEVNFWLNSTVEGGLRQARSKIRFRLDELFAEHDIVVAFPQRDVHIDGQLAIVRQPKR, encoded by the coding sequence GTGAATTACCTGGATAAACTGAGCGAATGGTTGAACTTTTCACTATTCACTTACGCAGAGCATTCTTTCACAGTCGGGAAGCTGTTACTTGTTCCGCTGCTGTTGATATTGGGGGTTTGGCTCACCCGTTCTTTGGTTGGTAAATTAACCAACAGCCTCAGAGCTAACAATACCGACCCAAATATGGTGCATCTGGTGCAAAGAGTGTGCTACGTCCTGGCAATTGCCATTACGGTGATCACTATATTAGATGTGATTAATGTACCCATTACGGCTTTTGCTTTTTTGTCAGGCGCGATCGCCATAGGGTTTGGGTTTGGGGCCCAGAATATCATCAACAACTTTATCAGTGGGTGGATCCTGATGTGGGAAAAGCCTATCCGTATTGGGGATTTTCTTGAAGTGGAGGGCACCAAAGGGATCGTTGAAAAAATTAATACGCGGTCAACTCGGTTGCGCCGGGTAGATGGGGTACATATGCTTATCCCCAACAGTAAATTGCTGGAAAACACGGTTATCAACTGGACTTTGGTTGATAAACTTATGCGTACATCGGTGCGTGTAGGAGTGGCGTATGGCTCGCCCGCAAAACAGGTTGCAGCTTTGATCCAGCAGGCAACCGAAGAGCAGCCTGAAGTTCTGAACGATCCTAAACCCCAGGTTACGTTTGAAGACTTTGGTGACAACGCGCTGATATTTGAAGTCAATTTTTGGCTCAATTCTACCGTCGAAGGCGGGCTCAGGCAGGCGAGAAGTAAAATCCGCTTTCGCCTTGATGAGTTATTTGCCGAGCATGATATTGTGGTGGCCTTTCCACAGCGTGATGTGCATATCGACGGTCAATTGGCCATTGTCAGGCAACCTAAGCGTTAA
- a CDS encoding TonB-dependent receptor plug domain-containing protein codes for MIKSLLPVSLILLSLPLSARQEALFELSFEELMDVTVELASKTAETAQSVPSSVTSFSQQQITLLGIRNVYELMNFVPGFQSTRGDWVGSVPKEHARGVYLDNGNILVMLNGQRLNDSSFGKASVYAPFIPVDVVEKVEFIRGPGSALYGSNAFLGVMNIVTRQSARQIQFGAGLNQSRHASLNYSHSPDSERHFHANVSAFATDGETYRAQQARDPQSNLFVEFGGKWGAFSGSLHVVRTTLDEFMNLSSYSEDNFHTSRNIGAKLNHQARLSDKLDSDLTLSFIRHDISSAGLIATAEELGLQQDFFNGPKWRSEDLTLNWDLAYQYSAGLALNWGMEYSLEEQSRAGTYTSHFDPVSGQIILEDQYYLGGIKPLNEFAAFDSLKQDFDSYATYLQLKYVLTEQLTLFTGLRFDEFIDIDSKLSPRVATIYQFNPQHAFKLQYGESFRIPVSNELNSNDDITQGNAQLKSENIKTTELVWHIAYPSWQLDLVLFENQLDDFITLEPVDMAQSRFTFNNAYSTNMQGLEVSASFELSDASWFKFNYTQHFDDPFSASYKRFGSWQLHHKFDRWQVGLNGVWRSQVKVFPVFLLDGLGFQHYEQEAHWLIGGTVTWHLATNKLIRIKAQNLFDKQTSAFDPRVSDGRVPQAGQQLSVEYSYSF; via the coding sequence ATGATAAAAAGTCTGCTACCTGTAAGTTTAATCTTGCTCAGTTTACCTTTAAGTGCCCGTCAGGAAGCGCTGTTCGAACTGTCGTTTGAAGAGCTGATGGACGTCACGGTAGAGCTTGCGAGCAAAACTGCCGAAACAGCCCAGTCCGTCCCTTCCAGCGTCACCTCATTTTCTCAACAACAAATCACTTTACTTGGTATTCGTAACGTTTATGAATTAATGAACTTTGTTCCCGGGTTTCAGTCAACCCGTGGAGATTGGGTGGGCAGCGTGCCCAAAGAACATGCCAGAGGTGTCTATCTCGACAATGGTAATATTCTGGTGATGTTAAATGGTCAAAGGCTCAATGACTCATCGTTCGGTAAAGCGTCTGTTTATGCCCCTTTTATTCCTGTGGATGTGGTTGAAAAAGTTGAGTTTATTCGCGGCCCTGGTTCAGCCCTTTACGGCAGTAATGCGTTTTTGGGGGTGATGAATATCGTGACGCGCCAGTCGGCACGTCAGATACAGTTTGGTGCAGGCCTGAACCAAAGCAGACATGCCTCATTGAATTACAGCCACAGCCCTGATAGCGAACGTCACTTTCATGCCAATGTCAGTGCCTTTGCAACGGATGGAGAAACCTATCGTGCCCAGCAAGCCCGGGACCCACAGTCGAATCTTTTTGTCGAGTTTGGTGGCAAGTGGGGGGCATTCAGTGGGTCACTTCACGTGGTCAGAACGACGTTAGACGAATTTATGAATTTGTCCAGTTACAGTGAGGACAACTTTCATACCAGTCGTAACATTGGGGCAAAATTGAATCATCAGGCCCGACTATCAGACAAATTGGACAGCGATTTAACGTTGAGTTTTATCCGTCATGATATAAGCAGTGCCGGACTGATAGCGACAGCAGAGGAGCTGGGTCTGCAGCAGGATTTTTTTAATGGGCCAAAATGGCGTTCAGAAGACCTGACGCTTAACTGGGACCTGGCCTATCAGTATAGCGCGGGATTGGCGCTAAATTGGGGAATGGAGTATTCGCTGGAGGAGCAGTCCAGAGCTGGCACTTATACGTCACATTTTGACCCTGTTAGCGGGCAAATAATTCTTGAAGATCAATACTATTTGGGCGGTATTAAGCCGCTTAATGAGTTTGCAGCGTTCGATAGCCTGAAGCAGGATTTTGATTCTTACGCCACTTATCTGCAGCTGAAATATGTATTGACTGAGCAATTGACACTGTTTACGGGGCTGCGTTTTGACGAGTTTATCGACATAGACAGCAAATTGTCCCCGCGTGTTGCAACCATTTATCAGTTCAATCCGCAGCATGCATTTAAGCTACAATATGGGGAGTCATTTCGGATCCCGGTGAGTAATGAACTCAACTCCAATGACGATATCACCCAGGGCAATGCGCAGCTCAAATCAGAAAATATTAAAACGACGGAGCTCGTCTGGCATATAGCTTACCCAAGCTGGCAGTTAGACCTGGTGTTATTTGAAAACCAGCTGGATGATTTTATCACTCTAGAGCCGGTTGATATGGCACAAAGCCGTTTTACGTTTAATAATGCTTACTCAACGAACATGCAGGGGCTTGAGGTCAGTGCTTCATTCGAGTTGAGTGATGCTAGTTGGTTCAAATTCAACTACACCCAGCATTTTGACGATCCGTTTAGTGCCAGCTATAAACGTTTTGGTTCGTGGCAATTGCACCATAAGTTTGATCGCTGGCAGGTTGGCCTTAACGGCGTGTGGCGTTCTCAGGTTAAAGTTTTCCCTGTGTTCTTACTGGATGGTCTGGGCTTTCAACATTATGAGCAGGAAGCACATTGGCTAATTGGAGGCACAGTTACCTGGCACCTTGCTACAAATAAGCTAATCAGGATTAAGGCGCAAAACTTGTTTGATAAGCAAACCAGTGCGTTCGACCCCAGAGTGTCTGATGGCCGTGTACCACAAGCAGGGCAGCAACTATCCGTGGAATATTCATACTCATTTTAA
- a CDS encoding sensor histidine kinase, with protein sequence MLINFSPNSALGQLLLLRSIAIVLQLVLVLISLWFLDKNLPEQPIFTVIALESVFQLASIYAYRKVSDVSPGAMVMQLVADILFLTVLLSFLGGASNAFVSLLLLPCIIAAVTVPPKFVVFICGASLAAYGYLYTVVPMHHHGMHMGQHLLGMLVNFVFMVIVIVTIVTFLASRIQQRELALAKSREKQLQQEQVLALGSAAAQVTHQLATPIAHLSLLYEELSEDFPQHPAVQDMQAPLAQCKTQLDGFRAQTELLKPHAQVNSQSFTALWQQLHELLTLQFPEQVITCQLPDQSFSVSGDPMLIPALFNLFVNAAKANEKCSALSLEVSVSLSEQTSAGGDRTWSLSIRDHGPGIAMDKLALIGKSVVDSSSGLGMALLLSHATIERLEGTLHLSNHQTQGAVSVVTLPVV encoded by the coding sequence ATGTTAATTAATTTTTCTCCTAACTCGGCGCTTGGTCAGTTATTATTGCTGCGCTCCATCGCCATTGTATTGCAGTTGGTTCTGGTGCTCATTTCGCTGTGGTTTTTAGATAAAAACTTACCTGAACAACCTATTTTTACAGTCATAGCGCTGGAGTCTGTGTTTCAACTGGCGAGTATTTATGCTTATCGCAAAGTGAGTGATGTTTCACCCGGGGCTATGGTGATGCAGCTGGTGGCTGATATTTTATTTTTGACCGTTCTTTTATCCTTTCTGGGTGGGGCGAGCAACGCGTTTGTCTCTTTGCTGCTGTTACCCTGCATCATTGCAGCGGTTACGGTGCCACCTAAGTTTGTGGTATTTATCTGCGGTGCATCCTTAGCTGCTTATGGGTACTTGTATACGGTGGTCCCTATGCATCACCATGGCATGCATATGGGGCAGCACTTGCTTGGCATGCTGGTGAATTTTGTGTTTATGGTCATTGTGATTGTGACGATAGTGACTTTTCTGGCCAGCCGCATCCAGCAGCGAGAACTGGCGTTGGCTAAAAGCAGAGAAAAGCAGTTGCAACAGGAGCAGGTGCTCGCATTAGGCAGTGCCGCTGCTCAAGTAACCCATCAACTGGCGACACCCATCGCGCATTTGAGTTTGTTGTATGAAGAGTTAAGTGAGGATTTTCCGCAGCACCCGGCCGTGCAGGATATGCAGGCTCCTCTGGCTCAATGTAAGACACAGTTAGATGGTTTCAGGGCCCAGACCGAGCTACTTAAGCCGCATGCCCAGGTTAACAGCCAGTCATTTACAGCGCTCTGGCAGCAGCTTCACGAACTGCTGACGCTGCAGTTTCCTGAGCAGGTCATTACCTGTCAGTTACCCGATCAGTCATTTTCAGTCAGTGGCGATCCTATGCTGATCCCGGCTTTGTTTAACCTGTTTGTGAATGCGGCGAAGGCCAATGAGAAGTGTTCTGCGCTCAGCCTGGAAGTGAGCGTGAGCTTGTCAGAACAGACCTCAGCTGGCGGTGACCGCACATGGTCTTTGTCTATCCGAGATCACGGTCCGGGCATTGCAATGGACAAACTGGCTTTGATAGGTAAGTCAGTGGTCGACAGTTCATCTGGTTTGGGCATGGCGCTGCTGCTTTCTCATGCTACAATCGAGCGACTTGAAGGGACCTTACACCTGTCTAACCATCAGACTCAGGGTGCCGTATCTGTGGTGACTTTACCTGTAGTATAA